The Pirellulales bacterium genome segment GAGTTCTGCCAGCACCTCCTGCCGGAAGTACCTGCCGCTGCGTTGGTTACGTCCTGACGCGGCCCACGCAGGGCGGCGAAAGCTGTTACCCTGAGATTCCTTGATTTGAACCACGCCCATTTCTTCACAAGCATTTCTACACCCAAGACCCAAGTCCCAAGACCCAAGGCGGTCGATCGAAAGTTTTGACCGCAGCCGCGAAGACCGCGATCAAGAAAGAGCGCGTTGCCAGCCGGGCGGCACGTTGCCATCGGTGGGCCGGCGCTCGCAAGCTCGCTTGCCCCACCCTACGGCCGCTCAATCAATTGGCGGCTGACGGAGCACGAGGCCTACCCTTGCGTCCGGCGGCGGTGTAGCGTAGTTACGTCAACGCTCTCCTGGAATCGGCCCATGTTGAAATCATCGTACCTCATTCTCTGCCTCGTGACACTCGTGACCGCCAACAGCCATGCCGCCGACAATGAATTCGATCGGCTCGCCAAGGAGTACATCGACGAGTTCCCCGCGCTGCACCCCGTTTCGGCGACCCAATTGGGCGACCATCGTTTCGACGGCAAGCTGGACGAAGTCAGCGAGGCGGGCCGTGAGAAAGAAATCGACTTTTGCCGACGCTATTCGAAGCGTCTCGCGCGGATTCTCCGCAAGGATCTGTCGCGCGATCAACAGGTCGATGCCGCCTTGCTCGACCAGCAGCTCCGCGCCACGATCTGGCAGCTTGAAACGCTCGAAGAATGGGCCTGGAACCCGCTGATTTATACCGGCCTGGCCGGCGACGCCGTATACGGCCTGCTGGCCCGCGATTTCGCCGCCGAAGCAGAACGCTTGCGGCACGTCGCCGACCGACTGGAGCAATTCCCGCGGATGCTGGCCCAGGTGCGCGAAACGCTCGATGCGACACGCGTGCCCAAGGTGCATGCCGAGACGGCCGTCAAACAGAATCGGGGCGTGCTCAGCATCCTCGAGCAGGAAGTCGAGCCGCTGGCCGGAAAACTCGCTTCGGCCGACCGCCGTCGCCTCGATCGGGCCATCGCCGCCGCCCGCCGCGAGATCGAGAAGCACCAGCAATGGCTGGAAGAAGAATTGCTGCCTAATGCGGCCGGCGATGCCCGGCTGGGGCGGAAGCTTTTCGACGAGAAACTGGTCTTCACATTGCAGTCGCCGCTGACGCGCGACGACATCCGCCGCCGTGCCATGAAAGAGCTGGTCCGGGTGCGCGAGCAAATGTGGACCATCGCCCGCGAAGTCTATCAACGGCGAAATCCCTACACGAAGTTTCCCGACGAGCCGTGCGACGAGTACAAGCAGGCCATCATTCGCGCGGCCCTGGAGATGGCCTACGCCGACCGGCCCGCGCCGGAGCGAATCGTGGAGACGGCCCGCGAGGCGCTGGCCCGCTGCACGGAATTTGTGCGGCAAAAGGACCTGGTCACGGTTCCGGACGATCCGATCGAGATCATCGTCATGCCCGAATTTCGCCGCGGCGTGTCGCTGGCTTACTGCGACGCTCCCGGCCCGCTCGATGTCGGGCAAAAGACGTTCTACGCCGTGGCCCCGCTGCCCGACGACTGGAGCGATGCCCAGGTGACGTCGTTTCTGCGGGAATACAACCTGCGTTCGATTTACGATCTGACGGTGCATGAAGCGATGCCGGGGCACTTTTTGCAGCTTGCGGTGGCCAACCGCTGTCCTTCGACGTTGCGGGCCGTGCTCTCGTCGGGCGTGTTTATCGAGGGCTGGGCGGTGTACACCGAACAAGTCATGGCCGAAGCCGGGCTGCTCGACGGCGACCCGCTGATGCGGCTCATCGCTCTGAAATGGTATTTGCGCAGCGTGGCGAATGCCCTCATGGACCAGGCGATCCATGTCGACGGCATGGAGCGCGACGAAGCCATGCGGCTGATGATCGAAGACACGTTTCAAGAGGAACGCGAGGCGGCGGCCAAGTGGATTCGGGCGCAACTCACGTCCACGCAGCTCTCGACGTACTTCGTCGGTTATCAAGAGCACCGCGACTTGCGTGAAGAAGCCGAGAAAGCCTGGGGCGATGATTTTTCGCCCAAGCGGTATCACGATGGCGTGATTTCGTTCGGCTCGCCGCCGGTGCAGTTTGTTCGGGCGCTGCTGCTCGACAAGGAGATTCCCGCAACCAGCGAATAGGGCGTACGATTACAGATATGCCGGGTAATAACGATGCACTTGATTGGATCGACGCTGAGCTGGCCGAGTTGGCCGATCGCGACTTGCTCCGCGGGCTACGGACCTACGCGGGCCGGCCAGGGGCCGTGTTGCGGCTCGACGGACGCGAATACGTCAATTTCGGCTCCAACGATTATCTTAGCCTGGCCGCGGACGCCCGTTTGGCGCGAGCGGCGGCGCAGACGCTCGACCTCGAGGGCTGCGGCAGCGGCGCCAGTCCGCTCGTGGTCGGCCACAGTACGGCGCTGGCGCGGCTGGAAGCGCGGTTGGCCGAAT includes the following:
- a CDS encoding DUF885 domain-containing protein, translated to MLKSSYLILCLVTLVTANSHAADNEFDRLAKEYIDEFPALHPVSATQLGDHRFDGKLDEVSEAGREKEIDFCRRYSKRLARILRKDLSRDQQVDAALLDQQLRATIWQLETLEEWAWNPLIYTGLAGDAVYGLLARDFAAEAERLRHVADRLEQFPRMLAQVRETLDATRVPKVHAETAVKQNRGVLSILEQEVEPLAGKLASADRRRLDRAIAAARREIEKHQQWLEEELLPNAAGDARLGRKLFDEKLVFTLQSPLTRDDIRRRAMKELVRVREQMWTIAREVYQRRNPYTKFPDEPCDEYKQAIIRAALEMAYADRPAPERIVETAREALARCTEFVRQKDLVTVPDDPIEIIVMPEFRRGVSLAYCDAPGPLDVGQKTFYAVAPLPDDWSDAQVTSFLREYNLRSIYDLTVHEAMPGHFLQLAVANRCPSTLRAVLSSGVFIEGWAVYTEQVMAEAGLLDGDPLMRLIALKWYLRSVANALMDQAIHVDGMERDEAMRLMIEDTFQEEREAAAKWIRAQLTSTQLSTYFVGYQEHRDLREEAEKAWGDDFSPKRYHDGVISFGSPPVQFVRALLLDKEIPATSE